One genomic region from Daphnia magna isolate NIES linkage group LG10, ASM2063170v1.1, whole genome shotgun sequence encodes:
- the LOC116931855 gene encoding voltage-dependent T-type calcium channel subunit alpha-1G isoform X4: MDRRVGDEVDEGVGRGELDKSPVITTKNRPSSPTSLLPPLQRRPSTPTTPIACPAHDPLAACPVVDDMVHQSTTDNQVEHQQQQREATRTPLPSTPSVLVECSPTTPPPADEDDVVYYSGYHSEEVDEDLEDLEEEQEEDDDDEVVEEEEEEEEEEEDEEEEEDQVDGHDEEEDDDGLPYPGFIPVTLGFMTQYSQPRNLCLRMITNPWFERISMAVIFFNCVTLGMYQPCIDQVCNTNRCRILQMLDDFIFAFFALEMSIKMIAMGVYGKGTYLAETWNRLDCFIVIAGAVEYCLDMENMNLSAIRTIRVLRPLRAINRIPSMRILVMLLLDTLPMLGNVLLLCFFVFFIFGIVGVQLWAGILRQRCYLDLPKGIVPPATLPLSSYYKVQETEKDYICSLAKDSGMHTCASLPHTKSDGRVCNDSVVPGIPVGMDGLSVNGSCINWNQYYTDCRAGEKNPFQGAISFDNIGLAWVAIFLVISLEGWTDIMYYVQDAHSFWDWVYFVLLIVIGSFFMINLCLVVIATQFSETKKREMERMRLERARYQSTSTLASTSASESTSCYRQIIKYIAHLWRRSKRRILRRYRAYRSRKKLQQQQQQLDHPQYGKQQSATHSLSLRTRRKQQRRRKRRRRRSRHPHPECPKHGAQQQEQQQQHQHQLQRNSQCSSSYRVPSVSSQVALRINDGPASPLDSPVPILSNARRASVAVSIDHHHQRSSPFLSPRGSLAMADDSSDSSQLLTPRTPRRRRSSVMFSDVVVAHGMSNSVADVNVCWSEKITQTGGFTTESVASAGSESRQPHHQTSGSSNPSSPLSFNRKSSLRQRVTSNQTTDELRPSCSAPGPGSGTTSGSVAATSTLTQVPNGAGLTCQELLALSGALGAALPTPLALPNYPSDEPKTAVMVVAPVAAKHSNNHKCNNQLLAPPGMMPILPTLAMSLWPEPFQDPGRSGDDHWTTIPCVNNRKPAETAETAVDVETDNEDDRNCICCSSDDEEYSASDEEAGSEDQNEDYYEEDEEQRGASVEVFEHRRSPLSRYWSLVKEYYKTFQRSVKALVEHKYFQQGLLGAILINTLSMGIEYHNQPEELTLTVEFSNIVFSAIFAIEMLLKVIAEGPLNYIGNGFNVFDGVIVILSLVEVFQSLNRFEGDDGGSSGLSVLRTFRLLRILKLVRFMPNLRRQLIVMLRTMDNVAVFFALLLLFIFIFSILGMNLFGCKFCRKTSDQSTSCDRKNFDSLLWAIVTVFQILTQEDWNVVLFNGMEKTSHWAALYFVALMTFGNYVLFNLLVAILVEGFSAERTERLEREQREQARQERHAARALATAAALSIQDEATSGGSCHGDQETGPPAPENCSPDSPSSADGVGCHQQELQHDNYFSRSSVTEESCSPVGYCANDIAVEDVLVSVVDSAQLADLLLEEERKQAKLALLESQQQRRLKENSYNAIQEQQRRESLYSKSHHDCANNPNHYDPKSNIERETILFCQPQSSVVPRSEFQTRTTNGSDRMETHPSATASQHLLLPPTTAPIITHTAATPQGSPNATLDSICSHRESAPCVRLSPLKSVKLVGVSPPRRTSVEGSPLHGDTGINLGLETLGSPSLLRTPSNRSCASSRSSRRSSLNPIMPSRGILSRKSSLAAPSGGGMVSSPEESADTNSLLPLSSSEMLGGGSGVLRQGSKKLWRRLSSRDTAGIPTNGSHADLEAELEEDHASNAGNYSLLNNLNNQRQPSCSNHDRLACNGSAQHDGIHQPFTRKPILSHQNSFGSPTTLSPQNSIRSNGSSPRSPSPGFNNLAPNNNNNGSNLNFSIGEGQTGANSTTTKTEEEVVVKKRLIVRLYERFPQLKKREDYALFILSPENSIRRSCSTLVRKSWFDHTILFFIGLNCVTLAMERPLIPPDSFERAFLSVSNYVFTFVFAIEMILKVMAVGMFYGPSAYFDSGWNIMDGLLVSVSIVDILMSLLSSGSPRIFGILRVFRLLRSLRPLRVINRAPGLKLVVQTLLSSLKPIGNIVLICCTFFIIFGILGVQLFKGSFFYCEGPNIRSVRNRTDCLAADPRNMWVNRAYNFDDLGQALMALFVLSSKDGWVNIMYTGLDAVGVDQQPIENYSEWRLIYFISFLLLVGFFVLNMFVGVVVENFHRCREEQEKEERARRMAKRARKMEKKRRIGTVVALNDVVIDGTDPGPKPRAVRTEMRRPPYYTNYSRSRLVIHNVVTSKYFDLAIAAVIGLNVVTMAMEFYLMPPELESALRIFNYFFTAVFIIESVCKVVALGVRRYIKDRWNQLDVAIVILSIVGIVLEEMKSDLIPINPTIIRVMRVLRIARVLKLLKMAKGIRSLLDTVMQALPQVGNLGLLFYLLFFIFAALGVELFGRLECDDDHPCQGLGEHAHFANFGIAFLTLFRVATGDNWNGIMKDTLRENCDPSADCIRNCCVSRIIAPIFFVIFVLMAQFVLVNVVVAVLMKHLEESHKQTAEEKIQTPTTETDGDTDDDVLEEDPPESNAYPMITLSVDSETEAEVRIEEEEEEEEEDATSSVCSP, translated from the exons GTGGTTCGAGAGGATCAGCATGGCCGTCATCTTTTTCAACTGCGTCACGTTGGGCATGTACCAGCCCTGTATCGACCAGGTCTGCAACACCAATCGATGCCGCATCCTCCAG ATGCTGGATGATTTCATATTTGCCTTCTTCGCCCTGGAGATGTCCATCAAAATGATCGCCATGGGTGTTTACGGTAAAGGAACTTACCTGGCCGAAACGTGGAACAGGCTCGATTGTTTTATCGTCATCGCCGG AGCGGTGGAATATTGCTTGGATATGGAGAACATGAATTTATCCGCCATCCGGACCATCCGAGTTTTGCGGCCACTAAGAGCTATCAACCGAATACCCA GCATGAGGATATTGGTGATGCTGTTACTGGATACATTACCCATGCTTGGCAATGTTCTGTTGCTCTgctttttcgtctttttcatCTTCGGCATCGTCGGTGTCCAGCTCTGGGCTGGTATTCTTCGTCAGAGGTGCTACCTTGATCTACCGAAGGGCATTGTCCCACCAGCCACATT GCCTCTGTCCAGCTATTATAAAGTGCAAGAGACGGAGAAGGACTACATTTGTTCCCTGGCCAAAGACAGTGGGATGCATACATGCGCCTCGCTGCCTCACACCAAATCTGACGGGCGAGTGTGCAATGACAGCGTCGTGCCTGGCATACCCGTTGGAATGGACGGTCTCTCAGTCAACGGCTCTTGTATCAATTGGAATCAATACTACACCGATTGTAGAGCTGGTGAAAAGAATCCTTTCCAGGGAGCCATATCCTTTGATAACATCGGTTTGGCTTGGGTTGCCATCTTTCTA GTCATTAGTCTTGAAGGATGGACCGACATCATGTACTACGTCCAGGATGCCCACTCTTTCTGGGACTGGGTTTACTTTGTCCTCCTTATTGTG ATCGGCTCGTTCTTCATGATCAACCTGTGCCTGGTGGTAATAGCCACGCAGTTCTCCGAGACGAAGAAGCGGGAAATGGAGCGGATGCGTCTGGAACGGGCGCGCTACCAATCGACGTCCACATTGGCCAGCACGTCGGCCAGCGAGTCAACTTCATGCTACCGGCAGATCATCAAGTACATTGCACATTTGTGGCGGAGGAGCAAGCGACGTATACTCAGACGATACAGAGCCTACCGCAGCCGGAAGAAGctgcagcaacagcaacaacagctgGATCACCCACAATACGGCAAACAACAATCAGCGACGCATTCGCTCAGTTTAAGGACGCGGAGGAAACAGCAACGGCGcaggaagaggaggaggaggcggAGCAGGCATCCGCATCCTGAATGCCCTAAACATGGCGCCCAACAacaagagcaacaacaacaacatcaacatcaaTTGCAGAGAAATAGCCAATGTTCTAGCAGCTATCGAGTACCGTCCGTAAGTTCACAGGTAGCGTTGAGAATCAATGATGGGCCGGCTTCGCCTCTCGATTCGCCCGTCCCCATACTCTCAAATGCTCGGCGCGCCAGCGTTGCCGTCTCCATCGACCATCACCATCAGCGATCCTCTCCATTCCTCTCGCCCAGAG GATCTTTGGCAATGGCCGATGATTCGTCAGATTCGTCGCAGTTGTTGACGCCAAGGACGCCTAGGCGTCGCCGAAGTAGTGTTATGTTTAGTGACGTTGTCGTCGCTCACGGCATGAGTAACAGTGTGGCCGATGTCAATGTCTGCTGGAGCGAGAAGATCACCCAGACGGGCGGTTTCACTACGGAATCGGTTGCATCCGCCGGAAGTGAATCTCGTCAGCCACATCATCAGACATCTGGTTCGTCTAATCCGTCGTCACCGCTGTCGTTCAATCGCAAATCGTCATTGAGGCAACGAGTCACATCCAACCAGACGACCGACGAACTACGGCCCAGTTGTTCAGCCCCGGGTCCAGGATCCGGTACGACATCTGGTAGCGTTGCAGCGACGTCCACCTTGACACAAGTCCCAAATGGAGCTGGTCTAACCTGTCAAGAATTGCTGGCTCTTAGTGGAGCCCTTGGGGCAGCGCTGCCCACTCCTTTAGCGTTGCCCAACTATCCGTCGGATGAGCCGAAAACTGCGGTAATGGTTGTTGCTCCGGTCGCGGCCAAACATAGCAACAACCATAAATGCAATAACCAGTTATTGGCACCGCCGGGCATGATGCCCATCTTACCAACTCTGGCCATGTCTCTTTGGCCGGAACCGTTTCAAG ACCCTGGACGTAGCGGCGACGATCATTGGACAACGATCCCGTGCGTGAACAACAGGAAGCCGGCAGAGACGGCAGAGACGGCAGTTGACGTGGAGACGGACAATGAAGACGATAGGAATTGCATTTGCTGCTCATCGGACGACGAGGAATATTCAGCGTCCGATGAAGAGGCCGGTTCGGAAGATCAAAACGAAGACTATtacgaagaagatgaagaacaaCGAGGAGCATCCGTCGAAGTGTTTGAGCATCGTCGTTCGCCCTTGTCTCGCTATTGGTCGCTCGTCAAGGAATATTATAAAACGTTCCAGCGGAGTGTCAAAGCCCTCGTCGAGCACAAGTACTTCCAGCAGGGACTTTTGGGAGCCATTCTCATCAATACGCTCAGCATGGGCATCGAATATCACAACCAG CCAGAAGAACTGACGCTGACAGTCGAATTTAGCAACATCGTTTTCTCAGCCATTTTCGCCATTGAGATGCTGCTCAAAGTGATCGCCGAAGGTCCGCTCAACTACATCGGCAACGGTTTCAACGTCTTTGACGGTGTTATCGTCATTCTCAG TTTGGTGGAAGTGTTTCAGAGCTTGAATCGCTTCGAAGGGGATGACGGTGGCAGTTCGGGCCTTTCGGTTTTGAGGACGTTTCGTCTTTTGCGCATCTTGAAATTAGTCCGTTTCATGCCAAACTTGCGTCGTCAATTGATCGTCATGTTGCGCACAATGGACAATGTGGCCGTCTTCTTCGCCTTGCTCCTGCTCTTCATTTTCATATTCAG CATTTTGGGCATGAATTTGTTCGGCTGCAAATTTTGTCGCAAAACCAGCGACCAGTCGACGAGTTGCGACCGTAAAAACTTCGACTCCCTCCTGTGGGCCATAGTGACCGTGTTTCAG ATTTTGACCCAAGAAGATTGGAATGTTGTTCTATTCAATGGCATGGAGAAGACAAGCCATTGGGCAGCGCTTTATTTCGTGGCGCTCATGACATTTGGCAACTATGTCCTGTTCAATCTCCTAGTCGCCATTCTCGTCGAAGGCTTCTCCGCTGAG AGAACGGAGCGACTGGAACGTGAACAGCGTGAGCAGGCCAGACAGGAACGCCATGCAGCAAGAGCTCTTGCCACGGCTGCGGCTTTGTCAATCCAAGATGAGGCAACATCGGGTGGCTCTTGTCACGGGGATCAGGAGACGGGTCCACCGGCACCTGAAAATTGTTCGCCCGATTCGCCGTCGTCTGCCGACGGTGTTGGGTGTCATCAACAAGAGCTGCAGCACGACAACTATTTCTCGAGATCTTCGGTGACGGAGGAGAGTTGCAGTCCTGTCGGCTACTGTGCCAATGACATCGCGGTCGAAGACGTATTGGTCTCCGTCGTCGATAGCGCCCAGCTGGCCGACTTACTACTCGAG GAGGAACGCAAACAAGCCAAACTGGCACTATTGGAGTCTCAACAACAGCGCCGACTCAAGGAGAATTCGTACAATGCCATTCAGGAGCAACAGCGCCGTGAATCTTTATACAGTAAGAGTCATCACGATTGCGCTAACAATCCCAACCATTACGATCCAAAGTCAAACATCGAACGAG AAACGATCCTGTTCTGTCAGCCGCAGTCATCTGTTGTTCCTCGATCGGAATTTCAAACGCGGACGACAAATGGATCGGATAGGATGGAAACGCATCCGAGCGCAACTGCGTCGCAGCATTTATTGCTTCCGCCAACGACAGCTCCGATCATCACCCACACAGCCGCCACTCCGCAAGGATCTCCAAATGCCACGCTCGATTCCATTTGCAGTCACAGGGAAAGCGCGCCGTGCGTCAGACTATCTCCGTTGAAGTCGGTCAAGTTAGTAGGCGTGTCTCCGCCACGTCGTACTTCGGTAGAAGGTTCTCCTTTACACGGAGATACTGGTATCAATTTG GGACTCGAGACGTTGGGTTCGCCGTCTTTACTGCGAACGCCGAGCAACAGATCCTGCGCTAGCTCCAGATCGTCTAGACGATCGAGTTTGAATCCCATCATGCCCAGTCGAGGTATTCTCAGCAGAAAGAGCAGCCTGGCTGCCCCCTCAGG GGGAGGAATGGTATCATCGCCGGAAGAGTCAGCCGATACCAATTCATTGTTGCCTTTATCGTCCTCGGAGATGCTGGGCGGCGGAAGTGGCGTCCTTCGCCAGGGCAGCAAGAAATTGTGGAGGCGGCTGTCATCGCGGGATACGGCTGGCATCCCCACTAATGGATCGCATGCCGATCTGGAAGCTGAGCTGGAAGAGGACCACGCATCCAACGCGGGCAATTACAGCCTTCTAAACAACCTGAACAACCAACGACAACCGAG TTGCAGTAATCATGATCGACTTGCCTGTAATGGCAGCGCCCAACACGATGGAATTCACCAGCCATTCACGCGGAAACCGATTCTGTCTCATCAGAATTCTTTCGGCAGTCCGACAACATTGAGTCCGCAGAATTCTATCCGCAGTAACGGCTCGTCGCCGCGGAGTCCATCACCCGGATTCAATAACCTGGCG CcgaataacaacaacaacggcaGTAATTTGAATTTCTCCATCGGAGAAGGGCAAACGGGGGCCAACAGCACGACAACCAAAACAGAGGAGGAAGTGGTAGTGAAGAAACGGCTAATTGTTCGCCTTTATGAACGATTCCCTCAACTCAAGAAGCGGGAAGACTACGCCCTCTTTATTCTGTCGCCGGAAAATtc CATTCGGCGGTCATGTAGTACGTTGGTGAGAAAGAGTTGGTTCGACCATACAATCCTGTTTTTCATCGGATTGAATTGCGTCACGTTGGCCATGGAACGGCCGCTCATTCCACCCGATTCGTTCGAGCGTGCCTTCCTCTCCGTGTCCAACTATGTCTTCACTTTTGTCTTTGCCATCGAAATGATTTTGAAAGTCATGGCCGTCGGCATGTTTTACGGCCCAAGTGCTTATTTTGATTCCGGATGGAACATCATGGACGGTCTCCTCGTCAGCGTGTCCATCGTTGATATTCTCATGTCACTTTTGTCTAGCGGCAGTCCGCGCATCTTTGGCATACTCAGA GTCTTCCGGCTGCTGCGATCCTTGAGGCCGTTGCGAGTCATCAACCGAGCGCCCGGCTTGAAATTGGTGGTGCAAACCTTACTATCTTCTTTGAAACCCATCGGAAACATTGTGCTCATTTGCTGCACTTTCTTCATCATCTTCGGAATCCTCGGAGTCCAG TTATTCAAAGGGAGTTTCTTCTACTGTGAGGGGCCCAACATCCGTTCGGTCCGCAATCGAACGGATTGTTTGGCGGCGGATCCTCGCAACATGTGGGTCAATCGCGCCTACAATTTCGATGACCTCGGACAGGCCCTAATGGCCCTTTTCGTCCTTTCGTCCAAAGATGGCTGGGTCAACATTATGTACACTGGGCTAGACGCCGTCGGTGTCGATCAACAG CCGATCGAGAATTACAGCGAGTGGCGCTTAATCTACTTCATCTCGTTTCTGCTGTTGGTCGGTTTCTTCGTGCTCAACATGTTCGTCGGTGTCGTCGTCGAGAATTTCCATCGTTGCCGTGAAGAACAGGAGAAGGAGGAGCGAGCTCGGCGGATGGCGAAGCGGGCGcgcaaaatggaaaaaaagcGCAGAA TTGGTACTGTAGTCGCACTCAATGACGTCGTCATCGATGGCACTGACCCCGGACCTAAGCCCAGAGCCGTGAGAACGG AGATGCGACGGCCTCCCTACTACACCAACTATTCACGTTCGCGGCTAGTCATTCACAATGTGGTGACGTCCAAGTACTTTGACTTGGCCATCGCCGCTGTTATTGGTCTTAACGTCGTCACAATGGCCATGGAATTTTACCTTATGCCACCT GAACTGGAATCGGCGCTGCGCattttcaattatttcttCACGGCCGTCTTCATCATCGAATCCGTCTGCAAAGTCGTGGCCTTGGGAGTGCGACGGTACATCAAGGATCGCTGGAATCAGCTAGACGTCGCCATCGTCATCCTGTCTATCGTTGGCATCGTTTTAGAGGAGATGAAATCCGATTTAATTCCAATTAATCCCACAATCATCCGCGTTATGCGCGTTTTGCGGATAGCCAGAG TGTTGAAGTTGCTGAAAATGGCCAAAGGAATCCGCTCTTTGCTGGACACAGTGATGCAAGCACTTCCGCAAGTCGGCAACTTGGGACTCTTGTTCTACTTGctattcttcatttttgctGCCCTTGGAGTCGAATTGTTTGGTCGTTTGG AATGTGATGACGACCATCCGTGCCAAGGTCTTGGCGAACACGCCCACTTTGCAAACTTTGGCATCGCTTTCTTGACATTGTTCCGCGTGGCGACGGGCGACAACTGGAACGGCATCATGAAGGACACACTGCGTGAAAACTGCGACCCGTCGGCCGATTGTATCAGGAACTGCTGCGTATCCCGCATTATCGCGCCCATCTTTTTCGTCATTTTTGTCCTGATGGCTCAGTTTGTCCTGGTCAACGTCGTCGTCGCTGTTCTCATGAAACACCTAGAAGAATCGCACAAACAG ACGGCGGAAGAAAAGATTCAGACGCCCACTACCGAAACGGATGGTGATACCGACGATGATGTCTTGGAGGAAGACCCACCTGAATCCAATGCCTATCCGATGATAACATTGAGCGTGGACAGTGAAACGGAAGCCGAAGTcagaatagaagaagaagaagaagaagaagaagaagatgcaaCATCATCTGTCTGCAGTCCATGa